The following proteins are co-located in the Pyxicephalus adspersus chromosome Z, UCB_Pads_2.0, whole genome shotgun sequence genome:
- the SET gene encoding protein SET isoform X2, whose translation MSAPVAKLSKKEVNSNHDGADETSEKEQQEAIEHIDEVQNEIDRLNEQASEEILKVEQKYNKLRQPFFQKRSELIAKIPNFWVTTFVNHPQVSALLGEEDEEALHYLTRVEVTEFEDIKSGYRIDFNFDENPYFENKVLSKEFHLNESGDPSSKSTEIKWKAGKDLTKRSSQTQNKASRKRQHEEPESFFTWFTDHSDAGADELGEVIKDDIWPNPLQYYLVPDMEDEENEGEEEDDDDEEEEGLEDIDEEGDEDEVEGEEDDDEDEEGEEAEV comes from the exons ATGTCGGCGCCGGTGGCGAAACTAAGTAAAAAGGAGGTGAACTCCAACCACGACGGAGCAGACGAGACCTCAG AAAAAGAGCAACAGGAAGCAATTGAACATATTGACGAAGTACAAAATGAAATTGACAG ACTGAACGAACAAGCCAGTGAAGAGATATTAAAAGTAGAACAGAAATACAACAAACTTCGTCAGCCATTTTTTCAGAAGAGGTCAGAATTGATTGCCAAAATCCCAAATTTTTGGGTCACAACATTTGTCAATCACCCACAGG tctCTGCATTGTTGGGTGAAGAGGATGAAGAAGCACTTCATTATCTTACCCGGGTGGAAGTGACAGAGTTTGAAGACATAAAATCTGGATACAGAATAGATTTT aattttgATGAAAATCCCTACTTCGAAAACAAAGTACTCTCCAAAGAATTTCACTTAAATGAGAGTGGAGACCCTTCCTCAAAATCAACAGAGATAAAATGGAAAGCTGGAAag gattTGACAAAGCGCTCAAGTCAAACACAGAATAAAGCCAGCCGAAAGAGGCAACATGAAGAACCAGAAAGCTTTTTCACTTGGTTTACAGATCATTCTGATGCCGGAGCAGATGAGCTAGGAGAGGTTATAAAGGATGACATATGGCCAAATCCATTACAGTACTACCTT GTTCCAGATATGGAGGACGAGGAAAACGAGGGAGAGGAAGAAGACgatgatgatgaagaggaggaaGGACTTGAAGATATTGATGAGGAAGGTGATGAAGATGAGGTTGAAGgagaagaagatgatgatgaagatgaggaAGGAGAAGAGGCAGAGGTAT GA
- the SET gene encoding protein SET isoform X1: MSAPVAKLSKKEVNSNHDGADETSEKEQQEAIEHIDEVQNEIDRLNEQASEEILKVEQKYNKLRQPFFQKRSELIAKIPNFWVTTFVNHPQVSALLGEEDEEALHYLTRVEVTEFEDIKSGYRIDFNFDENPYFENKVLSKEFHLNESGDPSSKSTEIKWKAGKDLTKRSSQTQNKASRKRQHEEPESFFTWFTDHSDAGADELGEVIKDDIWPNPLQYYLVPDMEDEENEGEEEDDDDEEEEGLEDIDEEGDEDEVEGEEDDDEDEEGEEAEEDEGEDD, from the exons ATGTCGGCGCCGGTGGCGAAACTAAGTAAAAAGGAGGTGAACTCCAACCACGACGGAGCAGACGAGACCTCAG AAAAAGAGCAACAGGAAGCAATTGAACATATTGACGAAGTACAAAATGAAATTGACAG ACTGAACGAACAAGCCAGTGAAGAGATATTAAAAGTAGAACAGAAATACAACAAACTTCGTCAGCCATTTTTTCAGAAGAGGTCAGAATTGATTGCCAAAATCCCAAATTTTTGGGTCACAACATTTGTCAATCACCCACAGG tctCTGCATTGTTGGGTGAAGAGGATGAAGAAGCACTTCATTATCTTACCCGGGTGGAAGTGACAGAGTTTGAAGACATAAAATCTGGATACAGAATAGATTTT aattttgATGAAAATCCCTACTTCGAAAACAAAGTACTCTCCAAAGAATTTCACTTAAATGAGAGTGGAGACCCTTCCTCAAAATCAACAGAGATAAAATGGAAAGCTGGAAag gattTGACAAAGCGCTCAAGTCAAACACAGAATAAAGCCAGCCGAAAGAGGCAACATGAAGAACCAGAAAGCTTTTTCACTTGGTTTACAGATCATTCTGATGCCGGAGCAGATGAGCTAGGAGAGGTTATAAAGGATGACATATGGCCAAATCCATTACAGTACTACCTT GTTCCAGATATGGAGGACGAGGAAAACGAGGGAGAGGAAGAAGACgatgatgatgaagaggaggaaGGACTTGAAGATATTGATGAGGAAGGTGATGAAGATGAGGTTGAAGgagaagaagatgatgatgaagatgaggaAGGAGAAGAGGCAGAG GAAGATGAAGGTGAAGATGATTAA